In one window of Timaviella obliquedivisa GSE-PSE-MK23-08B DNA:
- a CDS encoding manganese catalase family protein, translated as MFFHDKRLQYYTRPEQPDPVYAKKVQELIGGTFGEMTVMMQYLFQGWNCRGPAKYRDMLLDIGTEEIGHVEMLATMIAHLLDKAPIKMQEEGAKDSIVGAVMGGTKPRDVITDIMAATMNPQHLIVSGLGATASDSVGFPWNGRFIVASGNLLADFRSNLHAESQGRLQAVRMYEMSDDAGVKDTLSFMIARDTMHQNQWLAAIEDLESSGLETSPVPSSFPQDLEKTQHSYQFWNHSKGNESAEGRWAKGASMDGKGEFEYVANPEPLGEAPVPPQGDPRLHGTNAVPQPPVSAK; from the coding sequence ATGTTTTTTCACGACAAAAGACTACAGTACTATACTCGACCAGAACAGCCCGATCCAGTTTATGCTAAAAAGGTTCAAGAGCTAATTGGCGGCACCTTTGGCGAGATGACCGTGATGATGCAGTATTTATTTCAAGGCTGGAACTGCCGAGGGCCTGCTAAGTATAGAGACATGCTACTTGACATTGGAACGGAAGAAATTGGGCACGTTGAAATGTTAGCCACTATGATTGCCCATCTCTTAGATAAAGCTCCTATCAAAATGCAGGAAGAAGGGGCTAAAGACTCAATTGTTGGCGCTGTAATGGGAGGTACAAAGCCACGAGATGTCATTACAGATATCATGGCTGCGACCATGAATCCGCAACACTTGATCGTTTCTGGGCTGGGGGCTACTGCTTCAGATAGCGTTGGTTTCCCCTGGAATGGTCGCTTCATTGTGGCAAGTGGTAATTTGCTAGCTGACTTTCGCTCTAACTTACACGCAGAGTCTCAAGGTCGTCTTCAGGCTGTACGAATGTATGAAATGAGCGATGATGCAGGGGTTAAAGATACGCTCAGCTTTATGATTGCACGTGATACTATGCACCAAAATCAGTGGTTGGCAGCGATCGAAGATCTGGAATCTTCTGGGCTAGAAACAAGTCCTGTACCTAGTTCTTTTCCTCAAGACTTGGAGAAGACGCAGCATTCTTACCAGTTCTGGAATCATTCCAAGGGTAATGAAAGTGCAGAAGGACGTTGGGCAAAAGGCGCTTCAATGGATGGCAAAGGCGAGTTTGAGTATGTTGCCAATCCAGAGCCTTTAGGAGAAGCCCCTGTTCCTCCTCAAGGTGATCCTCGTTTACATGGTACTAATGCTGTACCCCAACCCCCTGTCTCAGCTAAATAG
- a CDS encoding glycoside hydrolase family 2 codes for MKSFGWCLEDRYPCNLDGAIAAPVDSAYPRPQLRRDDWMSLNGSWRFAYDDAGQFNRPQDIATWTHVIEVPFAPESIRSGINDTGFHPNCWYEREFEVSANGGRVILHFGAVDYEARVWVNGQFMAEHQGGYTPFHVDITDVLRPESQQTVTVWAQDDPYDLTQPRGKQDWQLEPHSIWYPRTSGIWQTVWLECVPATYIDRLRWTPHFERWEIGVEAVIAGEQTNNLQLKVRLTVGQQVLVDDTYAVLNGEIHRRIALSDPGIDDYRNELLWRPEKPTLIDAEIQLWRDGKLLDRVQSYTAMRTVSIQRDRFMLNGQPYYLRLVLDQGYWPDTLTTAPSDEALRRDVELVKAMGFNGVRKHQKIEDPRFLYWADVLGLLVWEEMPSAYRFTSKAVERITREWTEVINRDSSHPCIVVWVPFNESWGVPDLSATPAHRNYVQALYHLTKTLDPTRPVIGNDGWESAATDILAIHDYEIQPQRLAKRYGPEVKLSDLFDRQRPGGRVLTLDGYPHQGQPIMLTEFGGIAYTDRQLEQSTWGYSRSSNSSDLQLRYGDLLAAVNQVELFSGFCYTQLTDTFQEANGLLYADRSPKFPLEKIKAATLGRGLPLLESSPHIWEPLEPLPHCGSQCH; via the coding sequence ATGAAATCATTTGGTTGGTGTTTAGAAGACCGCTATCCCTGCAATTTAGATGGTGCGATCGCTGCACCTGTAGACTCAGCCTACCCACGTCCGCAACTGCGCCGGGATGATTGGATGTCGCTCAATGGTTCGTGGAGATTTGCCTACGATGACGCAGGTCAGTTCAACCGTCCTCAAGATATTGCGACCTGGACGCACGTGATCGAAGTTCCCTTTGCGCCAGAGTCCATCCGTAGCGGCATTAACGATACCGGATTTCATCCTAACTGCTGGTATGAGCGCGAGTTCGAGGTGTCTGCAAACGGAGGACGGGTAATTTTACACTTCGGGGCAGTAGACTATGAGGCGCGTGTTTGGGTTAATGGTCAATTCATGGCGGAGCATCAAGGTGGATATACGCCGTTTCACGTAGATATCACCGATGTTTTGCGTCCTGAAAGTCAGCAGACTGTCACCGTCTGGGCGCAGGATGACCCTTACGATCTGACACAGCCCAGAGGTAAGCAGGACTGGCAGCTTGAGCCCCATAGCATTTGGTATCCTCGTACCAGCGGCATCTGGCAGACCGTTTGGCTAGAGTGTGTTCCGGCTACTTACATCGATCGCCTTCGTTGGACACCGCACTTTGAGCGTTGGGAAATCGGTGTAGAAGCAGTCATTGCAGGTGAGCAAACAAATAATCTTCAGCTTAAGGTTAGGCTCACAGTAGGACAACAGGTTCTAGTTGACGACACTTACGCTGTGCTGAATGGCGAAATTCATCGCCGCATTGCGCTCTCTGATCCGGGCATTGATGACTATCGCAATGAACTCTTGTGGCGACCGGAGAAGCCGACCCTAATTGATGCAGAAATTCAGCTTTGGCGCGATGGTAAATTGCTCGATCGCGTTCAGTCTTACACCGCCATGCGCACAGTCTCGATTCAGCGCGATCGCTTTATGCTTAATGGGCAACCCTACTATCTCCGCCTTGTGCTTGATCAGGGCTACTGGCCCGATACCCTCACCACTGCTCCTTCAGACGAAGCCTTACGCCGTGATGTAGAGTTGGTCAAAGCCATGGGCTTTAATGGTGTTCGTAAACACCAAAAAATTGAAGACCCTCGGTTCCTTTATTGGGCAGACGTTTTAGGACTGCTAGTTTGGGAAGAAATGCCCAGTGCCTATCGTTTCACGTCTAAAGCCGTAGAGCGGATCACCCGCGAATGGACTGAGGTTATCAATCGAGATTCTAGCCATCCTTGCATTGTGGTTTGGGTGCCATTTAACGAGTCTTGGGGTGTACCTGACCTGAGCGCTACCCCTGCCCATCGCAACTATGTCCAAGCGCTTTATCACCTCACGAAAACTCTTGATCCGACTCGTCCGGTAATTGGCAATGATGGCTGGGAGAGTGCAGCAACCGATATTTTGGCGATTCATGACTACGAAATTCAGCCGCAGCGGCTTGCTAAGCGCTATGGCCCTGAGGTGAAACTTTCTGATTTGTTCGATCGCCAACGTCCTGGTGGGCGCGTCCTCACTCTGGATGGCTATCCGCACCAGGGTCAACCGATTATGCTGACCGAGTTTGGTGGCATTGCTTATACCGATCGCCAACTTGAACAGTCTACTTGGGGCTACAGCCGCTCTTCCAATTCCTCTGATCTACAACTCCGCTATGGTGATTTGCTGGCGGCTGTTAATCAAGTCGAACTTTTTAGCGGTTTTTGTTACACCCAGCTTACAGATACTTTTCAAGAAGCTAATGGGCTTCTTTATGCCGATCGCTCTCCTAAGTTTCCTCTAGAAAAAATCAAGGCGGCTACCCTGGGTCGTGGTTTGCCTCTCCTAGAGTCATCGCCGCATATTTGGGAACCTCTTGAACCTCTCCCTCACTGTGGCAGTCAATGCCATTAG
- a CDS encoding M24 family metallopeptidase, whose amino-acid sequence MTTAIAEIVYKLARIREALDEAGAAAIRLRGTDWFAWATGGASNTVLLAAETGIAEVFVTAHNAWILTDEIEAQRLTDEQLPADFQLQVNPWAQPEQRATFVQEVIGDGKILSDRPIFKEVALPTTLLQHKQILLPIEIDRYRQVGRLAGEAMTEALAQAKPTWTEYELAGAGAAAMWSRGLHPALTLVAGARRLPLYRHPLPTEAPIGQVAMMVFCARGAGLYANLTRFIHFGALSSAQVKLHEQLREIEATILNQSQPNTALNLVYNSIAQAYKQYGYPQAIQQHHQGGTTGYLGREVIATPTTENVLTAGMAIAWNPSLPGAKIEDTFMIHANGTLENLTVDPSWPMVTVAGRDRPIPLQLDL is encoded by the coding sequence ATGACCACTGCCATTGCAGAAATTGTTTATAAGTTAGCTCGTATTCGAGAGGCGCTGGACGAAGCTGGCGCAGCAGCAATTCGTTTGCGGGGCACAGACTGGTTTGCCTGGGCAACCGGAGGGGCTTCTAATACTGTTTTGTTAGCCGCAGAGACGGGTATTGCTGAAGTTTTCGTTACAGCGCACAATGCTTGGATTTTGACTGACGAAATTGAAGCACAACGCTTAACTGACGAGCAATTACCCGCAGATTTTCAGCTTCAAGTAAATCCGTGGGCACAGCCTGAGCAGCGAGCCACCTTTGTGCAAGAGGTGATCGGGGATGGCAAAATTCTGAGCGATCGACCGATTTTCAAGGAAGTTGCTCTGCCGACAACCCTACTCCAGCACAAGCAAATTTTGCTGCCCATTGAAATCGATCGCTACCGCCAAGTGGGACGACTAGCGGGTGAAGCGATGACTGAAGCTCTGGCTCAAGCAAAGCCGACCTGGACAGAGTATGAACTCGCGGGAGCAGGAGCGGCGGCAATGTGGTCACGCGGCTTGCACCCAGCATTAACTTTAGTGGCAGGGGCGCGACGCTTACCGCTTTACCGCCATCCGTTGCCAACTGAAGCCCCAATTGGGCAAGTCGCAATGATGGTTTTTTGTGCGCGGGGGGCTGGTTTGTACGCCAACCTGACTCGCTTTATTCATTTTGGGGCGCTGTCTTCTGCACAGGTGAAATTGCATGAACAGTTGCGAGAAATTGAAGCGACTATTCTCAATCAATCGCAGCCAAATACAGCTTTGAATTTAGTGTATAACTCGATCGCTCAAGCTTACAAACAGTATGGATATCCCCAAGCTATTCAACAGCATCATCAGGGTGGAACAACGGGTTATTTAGGGCGCGAAGTTATAGCGACTCCGACTACAGAAAATGTTTTAACCGCAGGCATGGCGATCGCTTGGAATCCAAGTTTGCCAGGAGCTAAAATTGAAGATACGTTTATGATTCATGCTAACGGCACATTGGAAAATTTGACGGTGGATCCGAGTTGGCCAATGGTGACTGTGGCAGGGCGCGATCGTCCTATTCCCCTACAACTGGATCTATAA
- a CDS encoding mannitol dehydrogenase family protein, with translation MKREINISSVIRLNEASLSELPRNVRVPHYDRSLLKSGIVHIGVGGFHRAHQALYLDNYFHHTLDRQWGICGIGLLEQDRRLRDAFEAQDCLYTLVERGHADDTARIIASIHRYLFAPDNPQAVIEALAAPECRIVTLTITEAGYYYLEGSREFDVNHPTIQSDLQHPESPVGTFGFLSAALNRRRQQGLAPFTVLSCDNLQGNGAIARKMLTAFAELCDPTLGNWIAENVAFPNSMVDRITPVTTELEKTMVVEQFKITDAVPVVAEPFLQWVIEDSFCAGRPDWETVGVQMTSDVHPYELMKIRLLNASHVLIGYLGLLAGYRYVHEVIADAVFREAVVALMEEVTATLQPIPGIDLSHYKSTLIQRFANPKIQDQLPRLCLNGSAKLPKFILGSLRDQLARDGAIDYLSLAIAAWCLYLKGRDEQGQVILIEDPLADLLQEQSHSGKLDPSPLLGISEIFGDDLLHSSHFVDTVTRELGELSEIGVRATLVKLAGTEFAT, from the coding sequence ATGAAGCGTGAAATTAACATTAGTTCAGTTATTCGCCTAAATGAAGCCTCTCTGTCTGAGTTACCTAGAAATGTGCGTGTTCCTCACTACGATCGCAGTTTGCTCAAGTCTGGGATTGTCCATATTGGCGTAGGCGGATTTCATCGGGCACATCAAGCTCTTTACCTAGATAATTATTTTCATCACACCTTGGATCGGCAATGGGGTATTTGTGGAATCGGGTTACTCGAACAAGATCGACGATTGCGCGATGCATTTGAGGCTCAAGATTGTTTGTATACTCTAGTTGAGCGAGGTCACGCGGACGATACAGCACGAATCATTGCCTCAATTCATAGATACTTGTTTGCACCCGATAATCCTCAAGCAGTAATTGAAGCTCTGGCTGCTCCAGAATGTCGAATTGTGACCCTTACCATCACTGAAGCAGGCTACTATTACCTTGAAGGAAGTCGCGAGTTTGATGTTAATCACCCCACTATTCAGAGCGATCTACAACATCCTGAGAGCCCGGTTGGGACTTTTGGCTTTTTAAGCGCTGCCCTCAATCGTCGTCGTCAACAAGGATTAGCGCCCTTTACAGTCTTATCGTGCGATAACTTACAGGGCAATGGCGCGATCGCTCGGAAAATGTTGACCGCTTTTGCAGAACTGTGCGACCCTACCTTAGGAAACTGGATTGCTGAAAATGTTGCTTTCCCAAATAGTATGGTTGACCGGATTACGCCAGTCACAACTGAACTTGAGAAGACAATGGTCGTTGAACAATTTAAGATCACTGATGCTGTTCCGGTTGTTGCAGAACCCTTTCTTCAATGGGTAATCGAAGACTCGTTTTGTGCAGGTAGACCCGACTGGGAAACCGTTGGCGTTCAAATGACAAGTGATGTTCATCCGTACGAGTTAATGAAAATTCGTCTGCTGAACGCCAGCCACGTCTTGATTGGTTATCTTGGCTTGTTAGCAGGCTACCGTTACGTTCATGAAGTGATTGCCGATGCGGTTTTTCGGGAAGCGGTGGTCGCTTTAATGGAAGAGGTAACAGCGACACTACAACCTATACCTGGCATTGATTTAAGCCATTACAAAAGTACGTTAATTCAGCGGTTTGCTAACCCCAAAATTCAGGATCAGTTGCCTCGACTTTGCTTAAATGGTTCTGCTAAATTGCCAAAATTTATCTTAGGCTCGCTACGAGATCAATTAGCCCGAGACGGCGCGATCGATTACTTGAGTTTGGCGATCGCGGCTTGGTGTCTTTATCTCAAAGGTCGAGACGAACAAGGGCAAGTCATCCTCATTGAAGATCCTCTAGCTGACCTACTTCAGGAGCAAAGTCACTCAGGCAAACTAGACCCCAGCCCCTTGCTCGGCATATCTGAGATTTTTGGTGATGATCTCTTGCATTCTTCTCACTTCGTCGATACGGTAACTCGTGAGCTAGGCGAATTAAGTGAAATCGGCGTTAGAGCGACGCTTGTGAAGTTAGCCGGTACTGAATTTGCTACGTAA
- the galK gene encoding galactokinase, with the protein MNFQHIFNQAPEVEASAPGRVNLLGEHTDYNDGFVLPTAIPQQTVVSLGFSADNQYHFYSQELSQRVNIAFSDPIPEGFASYLWGCICVLQSKGFLIPPLNVFVTSTVPIGSGLSSSAALEVAMLRGLRSLLNLSLDDVCIAQIAQQAERQYAGVQCGIMDQMASSLADTQHLLFLDTRSLDRKILPIPADSEILVMDSGIPRTLAGSGYNQRREECEAAAKLLNVLALRDVSIIEAIANLPAPLQQRARHVITENNRVLTAQNGVSAKQFGELMNASHISLRDDYEVSIAGLDTLVDILQALPNVFGARMTGAGFGGACVALVAEGKAEAIAQQAIAEYNLRGYCGQVLVPMVHMR; encoded by the coding sequence ATGAATTTTCAGCATATATTTAATCAAGCTCCTGAAGTTGAAGCCAGCGCACCAGGACGTGTTAACTTACTAGGAGAACATACCGATTACAACGATGGCTTTGTGTTGCCCACTGCCATTCCGCAGCAAACAGTCGTATCGTTAGGATTCAGCGCTGACAATCAGTACCACTTTTATTCACAAGAACTGTCTCAGCGGGTTAATATTGCATTCTCTGATCCTATTCCTGAAGGTTTTGCTAGCTATTTATGGGGCTGTATTTGCGTCCTACAATCCAAAGGATTTTTAATTCCACCCCTCAATGTTTTTGTGACCTCAACTGTGCCAATTGGCTCTGGTCTTTCTAGCAGTGCGGCTTTAGAAGTGGCGATGTTAAGAGGATTGCGATCGCTACTGAACCTTAGCTTAGATGATGTTTGCATTGCCCAAATTGCTCAACAAGCCGAACGTCAATATGCTGGAGTGCAGTGCGGCATTATGGATCAAATGGCGTCCAGTTTGGCAGATACCCAGCACTTGCTATTTCTTGACACTCGATCGCTCGATCGCAAAATTCTACCTATTCCTGCCGACTCTGAAATCCTAGTGATGGACAGCGGTATTCCCCGTACTTTAGCAGGAAGCGGCTATAATCAGCGACGAGAAGAATGTGAAGCAGCCGCTAAACTGCTAAATGTTTTAGCACTAAGAGATGTTAGTATCATAGAAGCGATCGCTAATTTGCCTGCTCCTCTCCAACAACGAGCACGTCATGTTATCACTGAAAACAACCGTGTTTTAACTGCTCAAAACGGTGTTAGTGCAAAACAGTTTGGCGAACTAATGAATGCCTCTCATATCAGCTTACGAGACGACTATGAAGTCTCGATTGCTGGACTCGATACCCTGGTTGATATTCTTCAAGCACTACCTAATGTATTTGGTGCAAGAATGACGGGAGCCGGATTTGGCGGAGCTTGTGTCGCGCTCGTTGCTGAAGGAAAGGCTGAGGCGATCGCACAACAGGCGATCGCTGAGTACAACCTTAGGGGATATTGCGGGCAGGTTTTAGTCCCCATGGTACACATGCGATGA
- the galT gene encoding galactose-1-phosphate uridylyltransferase, which yields MHFQNLLKPDGRSLTLYSRLPIPDGIVAPSPSQEPVKANPHLRWHPLRSEWVAYASHRQGRTFMPPPEYNPLAPTKNSEFPTELPEGAYDVAVFENRFPSLTIASQDPPGHIVETLPAQGICEVVVFTQDPQASLSSLLIDHLELLLQVWGDRTQAIASHSQIQYVLPFENKGVEVGVTLHHPHGQIYAYPFVPPVPARMLATQQAYYQLHQHGLLQDLIQKEIEDDRRILYRDQWSIAFVPVCARYPYEVWLAPIQPLTGFSDLSAQQRHSLARAIKTVTLKFDGLWNRPFPYLMAWFQAPTDGLPHPEWHFHAEFYPPYRTRDRLKYLAGTELAAGMFANDALPEEKASELQAVAIDLDDKLTSES from the coding sequence ATGCACTTTCAAAATCTACTTAAGCCAGACGGTCGATCGCTGACGCTTTACAGTCGCCTTCCTATCCCTGATGGAATTGTTGCGCCTAGCCCCAGCCAAGAACCTGTGAAAGCTAACCCACATTTGCGTTGGCATCCTTTGCGTAGCGAATGGGTGGCATACGCCAGCCATCGCCAAGGACGGACGTTTATGCCGCCGCCAGAATATAATCCGCTGGCTCCGACCAAGAATTCTGAATTTCCAACTGAACTGCCAGAAGGCGCATATGACGTAGCGGTGTTTGAAAACCGCTTTCCCTCCCTGACGATCGCGTCCCAAGATCCACCGGGTCACATTGTCGAAACGCTTCCGGCGCAGGGGATTTGCGAAGTTGTGGTCTTTACCCAAGACCCGCAAGCTTCTCTCAGTTCATTGCTCATCGACCACCTTGAACTATTGCTGCAAGTTTGGGGCGATCGCACTCAGGCAATTGCGAGTCACTCCCAAATTCAGTACGTTTTGCCGTTTGAAAATAAAGGGGTTGAAGTCGGAGTCACCTTGCATCATCCCCATGGACAAATCTACGCTTATCCTTTTGTCCCGCCAGTTCCGGCTCGAATGCTAGCCACTCAGCAAGCGTATTACCAACTGCATCAACACGGACTTTTACAAGATTTAATTCAGAAGGAAATTGAAGACGATCGCCGGATTTTGTACCGTGATCAATGGTCGATCGCTTTTGTCCCAGTGTGTGCCCGTTACCCTTACGAAGTTTGGTTGGCTCCAATTCAGCCATTAACAGGTTTCTCAGACTTGTCAGCGCAGCAACGCCATAGCTTAGCAAGAGCGATTAAAACTGTAACGCTGAAATTTGATGGACTTTGGAATCGTCCTTTTCCTTACTTAATGGCATGGTTTCAAGCGCCTACAGATGGTCTACCGCATCCTGAATGGCACTTTCATGCAGAGTTTTATCCGCCCTATCGTACCCGCGATCGCCTGAAATATCTTGCAGGAACCGAACTAGCGGCGGGAATGTTTGCCAATGATGCTCTCCCTGAAGAAAAAGCCAGTGAACTTCAGGCAGTGGCGATCGATCTTGACGATAAATTAACCTCCGAATCATGA
- the glf gene encoding UDP-galactopyranose mutase produces MLKLLEEAIAAKSPSTVVPQFSTASREFAFDYLVVGAGFSGSVIAERLASSGKKVLVVDRRTHIAGNAYDHYDRAGILVHKYGPHIFHTNSREVFDYLSKFTEWRSYEHRVLASVEGQLLPIPINLTTINKLYGLSLNSFQVEEFLASLAESREQIHTSEDVVVSKVGRELYEKFFRNYTRKQWGLDPSELDRSVLARIPTRTNRDDRYFTDTYQAMPLHGFTKMFENILNHPNIKVMLNTDYREIQHTIPCREMVYSGPVDEFFNYQYGKLPYRSLEFKHETHDKPIFQSAPVVNYPNEHLYTRITEFKYLTGQEHSKSSIVYEFPQPEGDPYYPVPRPENAEIYKHYKALADATTGVYFVGRLATYKYYNMDQCVAQALTIYKQIASTHNGRVA; encoded by the coding sequence ATGCTAAAACTACTTGAAGAAGCGATCGCTGCTAAGTCTCCTTCGACAGTAGTTCCCCAATTTTCCACTGCATCACGAGAATTTGCGTTTGATTATTTAGTCGTTGGGGCTGGATTCTCAGGCAGCGTGATTGCAGAGCGTCTAGCGTCATCGGGTAAAAAAGTGCTTGTTGTCGATCGCCGAACTCATATTGCTGGTAATGCCTATGATCATTACGATCGCGCTGGAATTTTGGTTCACAAGTACGGTCCGCACATTTTTCACACTAATTCGCGGGAGGTATTTGATTATCTATCAAAGTTCACCGAGTGGCGTTCCTATGAGCATCGAGTGTTAGCTAGTGTAGAGGGTCAGTTGCTCCCTATTCCCATTAACCTAACGACCATTAACAAACTCTATGGACTGAGCTTAAATTCGTTTCAGGTTGAAGAATTTTTAGCATCATTAGCTGAATCTAGAGAACAAATTCATACCTCTGAAGATGTAGTTGTTAGTAAGGTTGGGCGAGAACTTTATGAAAAGTTTTTCCGCAACTACACGCGCAAACAGTGGGGGCTTGATCCATCAGAACTCGATCGCTCTGTACTAGCTCGGATTCCGACCCGCACAAATCGAGACGATCGTTACTTCACTGACACCTACCAAGCAATGCCGCTTCATGGCTTTACGAAGATGTTTGAGAACATACTCAATCATCCTAATATTAAAGTGATGCTTAACACTGATTACCGGGAGATTCAACATACGATTCCCTGCCGGGAAATGGTTTACAGTGGACCTGTAGATGAATTTTTCAACTATCAATACGGTAAGCTGCCCTATCGATCGCTAGAATTCAAACATGAAACTCATGACAAGCCCATCTTTCAATCAGCACCTGTAGTTAACTATCCTAACGAGCATCTTTATACTCGCATTACTGAGTTCAAATATCTCACTGGGCAGGAGCATTCAAAGAGCAGCATCGTTTATGAGTTCCCGCAGCCAGAAGGCGACCCTTACTATCCGGTTCCTCGCCCTGAGAATGCGGAAATTTATAAGCATTACAAAGCTCTTGCTGATGCCACTACGGGTGTGTATTTTGTGGGTCGGTTAGCAACATACAAGTATTACAACATGGATCAGTGTGTTGCTCAGGCACTCACAATTTACAAACAAATCGCTAGTACTCACAATGGAAGAGTAGCCTAG
- a CDS encoding glycosyltransferase — translation MLTEQTELTEQTDGHYVNSNAIGRIKVPKSAEVSDLYLRCNEFVSITYQEDNTKVRLRQGGIISSNSYFSSFYEIFYTKYTSLKSFFYVLQLEGDFKVSINREFSTKNSREVIFEEEFKDCKFLEPVKTPPIDLLQNENAGRIYIEVLCLSEEGSFGQGLLLTDESKVREVNLGIIICTFKKEAYVKNTVAAILQDSLLQNKSFNVFIVDNGRTLEPEQFIHPKFTLVSNINAGGSGGFTRGLVEALDQNTYSHFLLMDDDIKLESESIYRLISLYEYATSEFAVAGALLDLNNQHMLYEAGALYNEGSKTRGFGPGALTALNYNVDLRTTKGLNHLLPKEDADYGGFWCFCFSKEIIEKSKLPLPLFIKIDDVEFGLRIRKDLKIPIVAFPAIAVWHQPASAKNLNWETYYYARNDLIAYTIHFSLGYMEVVSHFTKVIIQSLLQSNYDQAQMYIKAYEDYLQGSDFIKNSDPEVFHPNLIKLSRTYENQTAVSQLDRIKLLTRWLKIAAKGRTQWSSVSQEWKEAAPEMISTQFWRRYLRLKDSKIS, via the coding sequence ATGTTGACTGAGCAAACAGAGTTAACTGAGCAAACAGACGGACATTATGTGAACAGTAATGCGATCGGCAGGATAAAGGTACCTAAATCTGCTGAAGTTTCCGATCTGTATCTGCGCTGTAATGAATTCGTTTCCATTACTTATCAAGAAGATAATACAAAAGTCAGGTTGAGGCAGGGAGGTATTATCTCCTCAAATTCTTATTTTTCTTCATTTTACGAAATCTTTTATACTAAGTATACGTCTCTCAAATCGTTTTTCTATGTATTGCAACTAGAAGGCGATTTCAAAGTTTCAATTAATCGAGAATTTAGTACAAAGAATAGTAGGGAGGTTATTTTTGAGGAAGAATTTAAAGACTGTAAGTTTTTAGAACCTGTCAAAACACCGCCAATCGATCTTCTTCAAAACGAGAATGCAGGTCGAATTTATATTGAAGTTCTCTGTCTGAGTGAAGAGGGTAGTTTTGGCCAAGGCTTGCTGCTAACAGATGAGTCTAAAGTTAGAGAGGTAAACTTAGGAATTATCATTTGTACCTTCAAAAAAGAAGCTTACGTCAAGAATACCGTGGCTGCTATTCTACAAGATAGCTTGTTGCAAAATAAAAGCTTTAATGTCTTCATCGTTGACAATGGTAGAACTCTAGAGCCAGAGCAATTTATCCATCCAAAGTTTACGTTAGTTTCTAATATTAATGCAGGTGGGAGTGGCGGTTTTACAAGAGGACTCGTTGAAGCTTTAGATCAAAATACTTACTCTCATTTTCTTCTGATGGATGATGACATAAAATTAGAAAGCGAAAGTATTTATCGGTTAATCTCTTTGTACGAATATGCTACGAGTGAGTTTGCAGTAGCAGGTGCCTTATTAGATCTCAATAATCAGCATATGCTATACGAGGCAGGGGCTCTGTATAACGAGGGTTCTAAAACTAGAGGATTTGGACCGGGAGCATTAACTGCCTTAAACTACAATGTTGATCTACGAACTACTAAGGGACTTAATCATCTCTTGCCAAAAGAAGATGCAGATTATGGAGGGTTCTGGTGCTTCTGTTTTTCTAAGGAGATCATTGAAAAAAGCAAGCTACCGTTGCCACTCTTTATTAAAATTGATGATGTAGAGTTTGGCCTACGAATCAGAAAAGATTTAAAGATTCCAATTGTGGCATTTCCTGCGATCGCAGTATGGCATCAACCTGCTTCTGCTAAAAACCTGAACTGGGAAACGTATTATTATGCTCGCAATGACTTAATTGCTTACACTATTCATTTTTCATTGGGATATATGGAGGTAGTTAGTCACTTTACAAAAGTGATTATCCAGTCTTTGCTCCAATCCAATTATGATCAGGCTCAAATGTATATCAAAGCCTATGAAGATTATCTACAAGGCTCAGATTTCATTAAAAACTCTGACCCAGAAGTATTTCATCCTAATCTTATAAAGCTTAGTCGAACCTATGAGAATCAAACAGCAGTCAGCCAACTAGATAGGATAAAGCTTTTAACCAGATGGCTTAAAATTGCAGCTAAAGGTCGAACCCAATGGTCGTCGGTTAGCCAGGAATGGAAAGAGGCTGCACCAGAGATGATTTCTACTCAGTTTTGGCGACGATACCTGAGGTTAAAAGATTCTAAGATATCATAG